Proteins from a single region of Candidatus Nanoarchaeia archaeon:
- a CDS encoding 50S ribosomal protein L16, whose product MARLRKAVSYRRIERPYTRVSKYREKGYIRANPHRKIVRYVMGAASKKFPYVLELRSKSELQIRDNSIEAARQSSNRLLEKVVGPSNYILRIRVFPHHILRENPLAAGAGADRFSTGMAHSFGKPIGSAAQIRKGQVIAEIHTVKEHIGNCRTAMKRITNKIPPGCSIVVRENI is encoded by the coding sequence ATGGCACGGCTGAGAAAGGCAGTTTCCTACAGAAGGATTGAAAGGCCCTATACAAGGGTTTCCAAATACCGGGAGAAAGGCTATATCAGGGCAAACCCGCACAGGAAGATAGTACGGTATGTGATGGGCGCTGCAAGCAAGAAATTTCCTTATGTCCTTGAGCTGCGCTCCAAGTCAGAACTGCAGATACGGGATAATTCAATAGAGGCTGCAAGGCAGAGCTCCAACAGGCTGCTGGAGAAGGTTGTAGGCCCCAGTAACTATATATTGCGGATCCGGGTGTTTCCGCACCATATCCTGAGGGAAAATCCATTGGCAGCAGGAGCAGGAGCAGACCGATTTTCAACAGGAATGGCGCACAGCTTCGGAAAGCCGATCGGCTCAGCTGCCCAGATACGGAAAGGCCAGGTCATTGCAGAGATTCACACCGTGAAAGAGCATATCGGGAACTGCCGGACTGCAATGAAAAGGATTACCAACAAGATTCCTCCAGGCTGCTCAATAGTCGTCAGAGAGAATATATAA